In a genomic window of Staphylococcus taiwanensis:
- the plsY gene encoding glycerol-3-phosphate 1-O-acyltransferase PlsY: protein MMIVLMLISSYLIGAIPNGYVIGKLFFKKDIRQFGSGNTGATNSFRVLGKPAGFIVTFLDIFKGFITVFFPIWFPVHADGPLSTFFTHGLIVGLFAILGHVYPIYLKFKGGKAVATSAGVVLGVNPILLLILAIIFFGVLYVFKYVSLSSIVAAICCVIGSLIIQDYILFGMSLVVSIILIVRHRTNIVRIFKGEEPKIKWM, encoded by the coding sequence ATGATGATAGTTCTCATGCTAATTTCAAGCTATCTCATCGGTGCTATTCCTAATGGATATGTTATAGGAAAGCTCTTTTTTAAAAAAGATATAAGACAATTCGGAAGTGGCAATACTGGAGCGACAAATAGTTTCCGTGTGCTCGGTAAACCTGCTGGCTTTATAGTCACTTTCTTAGACATATTTAAAGGGTTTATTACTGTATTCTTTCCAATATGGTTTCCTGTTCATGCAGATGGACCACTTAGCACGTTCTTCACACATGGCTTAATTGTTGGCTTATTTGCTATTCTAGGTCATGTATATCCAATATATCTAAAATTTAAAGGTGGTAAAGCAGTAGCAACAAGTGCTGGTGTTGTATTAGGTGTGAATCCTATTTTACTCCTTATTTTAGCAATTATTTTCTTTGGTGTGTTGTACGTATTTAAATATGTTTCACTTTCAAGCATCGTTGCCGCCATTTGTTGTGTCATAGGCTCGCTTATTATTCAAGACTACATATTGTTTGGAATGAGTCTAGTTGTTTCAATTATACTAATCGTCAGACATCGTACAAATATTGTGAGAATTTTTAAAGGTGAAGAACCTAAAATCAAATGGATGTAA